A stretch of Aedes aegypti strain LVP_AGWG chromosome 2, AaegL5.0 Primary Assembly, whole genome shotgun sequence DNA encodes these proteins:
- the LOC110675179 gene encoding uncharacterized protein LOC110675179 produces the protein MRRAAKMFHVPFSTVQRYIRTPPKGQKPGPGTVLTAEEEARIKTWVLYMSRAGFPLSESDILSTVSDYAEKIRKTRNIPSTFPCRNWTRCFLERHPDLRKKRVTKLSKAGAVVTEQQIRHWFLEVEETLQEDGIDLSIFDEPERIYNFDESGFKLVPQDFNAICGPNVENSYFVHNNSSKDNYTVLFGSNAEGTLTPPMILYPGKRVTREIVENTPNGWSVGVSDEGWQTSKTFFEYMTNDFYKWLLDNHIKFPVVVFVDGHKSHISIELTEFCTAHEIMLIALYPNSTRILQPLDRQFFVTLK, from the exons ATGCGAAGAGCAGCTAAGATGTTTCATGTTCCGTTTTCAACTGTCCAACGTTACATTCGAACGCCTCCGAAAGGTCAAAAACCTGGTCCTGGAacagttttgacagcggaaGAAGAAGCTCGAATTAAGACATGGGTTCTCTACATGTCAAGAGCTGGATTTCCATTGAGTGAGTCGGATATACTCAGCACTGTAAGCGATTATGCAGAAAAAATCCGGAAGACGAGAAATATCCCCAGTACTTTTCCAT GCAGAAACTGGACCCGTTGTTTCTTGGAGAGACACCCGGACTTGAGGAAAAAACGCGTCACAAAACTCTCAAAAGCCGGGGCGGTCGTTACGGAGCAGCAAATCCGTCACTGGTTTCTAGAGGTGGAAGAAACCCTGCAAGAGGACGGCATTGATTTATCGATCTTTGACGAGCCGGAAAGAATTTACAACTTCGACGAATCGGGCTTTAAACTTGTTCCGCAGGACTTCAACGCGATTTGTGGACCAAATGTCGAAAACTCGTACTTCGTCCACAACAATTCAAGTAAAGACAATTACACTGTCCTTTTTGGAAGCAATGCTGAGGGAACGCTTACACCACCAATGATCCTGTATCCGGGAAAAAGAGTAACCCGCGAAATCGTTGAAAATACACCGAATGGCTGGTCTGTAGGCGTTTCTGATGAAGGTTGGCAGACGTCAAAGACTTTTTTTGAATACATGACAAACGATTTTTATAAATGGCTGTTGGATAATCACATTAAATTTCCCGTTGTTGTGTTTGTGGATGGACATAAAAGTCACATCAGTATTGAACTTACTGAGTTCTGTACAGCACACGAAATAATGTTGATTGCACTCTATCCCAACTCTACGCGTATCCTGCAGCCATTGGATAGACAGTTTTTTG TGACGCTAAAGTAA
- the LOC110676612 gene encoding DNA ligase 1-like → MCGLSPWDVNEVDFSRLPANANKVLTENTESDAQQEAENSSDSVEPEDDQDAFKVQLYYFEKGLSEDQLTRFTMDWKNDYWYGSLDELGLFNYWKSLKDKSEGLMFTEPLQQFQSITLELTIGEDGSCTPIVQQNAVEDEINDPQPVQPNDDMSQDEEAASNDPFEGIFIWPKVNERNGNDKQRRKEHVPSVATSNRWRKWYDKKDEERKQEEEAKVARIEKRKLARIQKEEEQSIRKKKRDEKKLQKEKQQQEKENNPPRQKKKKRTLMPKSG, encoded by the exons ATGTGTGGTCTTTCTCCTTGGGATGTAAATGAAGTTGATTTCAGTAGACTGCCTGCAAATGCAAATAAAGTTCTTACGGAAAACACTGAGAGCGATGCACAACAGGAGGCAGAGAATTCATCGGATAGTGTTGAACCGGAGGATGACCAGGATGCATTCAAGGTCCAACTGTATTACTTTGAAAAGGGCCTCAGCGAGGATCAACTAACAAGATTCACAATGGACTGGAAAAACGATTATTGGTATGGCTCACTAGATGAGTTGGGACTCTTCAACTACTGGAAGTCTCTGAAGGATAAGTCTGAAGGTTTGATGTTCACAGAACCTCTTCagcaatttcaaagtattactCTGGAGTTAACGATTGGAGAGGATGGCTCTTGCACACCTATTGTGCAACAAAATGCTGTAGAAG ATGAAATAAACGATCCACAACCTGTTCAACCCAATGACGACATGAGCCAAGATGAAGAAGCTGCATCAAATGATCcgtttgaaggaattttcattTGGCCAAAGGTCAACGAGCGAAATGGAAATGACAAACAGAGGAGAAAGGAACATGTACCATCAGTCGCAACCAGCAATAGATGGCGAAAATGGTATGATAAAAAGGACGAAGAACGAAAACAAGAAGAGGAAGCAAAAGTAGCAAGGATTGAAAAGCGGAAACTGGCTCGAATTCAGAAGGAGGAAGAACAAAGCATCAGAAAGAAGAAAAGAGATGAGAAAAAGTTACAGAAGGAAAAACAACAGCAAGAAAAGGAAAACAACCCTCCTCggcagaagaagaaaaagaggaCATTGATGCCTAAATCGGGCTAA